A region from the Kribbella shirazensis genome encodes:
- the panC gene encoding pantoate--beta-alanine ligase: MRLTQTKAELRAATAIRPRAVVMTMGALHDGHAALLAEARERVGPDGSVVLTIFVNPLQFGPTEDFDRYPRTLASDLAIAKNEGVDLVFNPSRDELYPNEPSITVHPGPLADELEGVFRPGHFSGVLTVVSKLLHLTAPDLALFGEKDYQQLTLIREMVCDLDMDVDIVPVPTVREPDGLALSSRNRYLTETERDEALVLYRALSAGAKAGMNGPDAVMAAAQAELEAVPSVKIDYLALRAPDLGPVIGPGEARMLIAARVGLTRLIDNISITLR; encoded by the coding sequence ATGAGACTCACCCAGACCAAGGCCGAGCTGCGAGCAGCGACCGCGATCCGGCCGCGGGCGGTCGTGATGACGATGGGGGCCCTGCACGACGGGCACGCCGCGTTGCTGGCCGAGGCCCGCGAACGGGTCGGGCCGGACGGCAGTGTGGTGCTGACGATCTTCGTGAACCCGTTGCAGTTCGGGCCGACCGAGGACTTCGACCGGTACCCGCGGACCCTGGCCAGCGATCTCGCGATCGCGAAGAACGAGGGCGTCGACCTGGTCTTCAACCCGTCCCGCGACGAGCTGTACCCGAACGAGCCGTCGATCACCGTCCATCCCGGGCCGCTGGCGGACGAGCTCGAAGGTGTCTTCCGGCCCGGGCACTTCTCCGGCGTACTGACCGTGGTGTCGAAGCTGCTGCACCTGACCGCGCCTGACCTGGCGCTGTTCGGGGAGAAGGACTACCAGCAGCTGACGCTGATCCGCGAGATGGTGTGCGACCTGGATATGGACGTCGACATCGTGCCGGTGCCGACGGTCCGGGAGCCGGATGGGCTCGCGCTGTCCTCACGCAACCGCTACCTGACCGAGACCGAGCGTGACGAGGCCCTGGTGCTGTACCGGGCGCTGAGCGCGGGCGCGAAGGCGGGCATGAACGGGCCGGACGCCGTGATGGCCGCGGCTCAGGCCGAGCTGGAGGCGGTGCCGTCGGTGAAGATCGACTACCTCGCCCTGCGCGCGCCCGACCTCGGCCCGGTGATCGGCCCCGGCGAGGCCCGGATGCTGATCGCCGCCCGCGTGGGGCTGACCCGTCTCATTGACAACATTTCCATCACCCTGCGATGA
- a CDS encoding L-aspartate oxidase produces the protein MSAPAVPQRLTAPEPGWTDTVDVVVIGSGVAGLTAALKARELGSVLVVTKDVVASGSTQWAQGGIAAALHPEDSPEEHLQDTLVAGAGLSDSDAVRVLVTEGPEAVRDLMELGARFDTLADGEISLGREGGHHRNRIAHAGGDATGAEIERALVAAVRRAKDIRLIEHALVLDLLTSEDGAIAGVTLHVMGEGQLDGVGAIRARVVILASGGLGQLYAATTNPSVSTGDGMALALRAGAKVRDLEFVQFHPTVLWLGKSAKGQQPLVSEAVRGEGAFLVDHNGKRFMQGQHELADLAPRDIVAKAIMRQMLATGKDHVYLDARHFGDEKWRVRFPTILASCRSHGIDPVRELIPVAPACHYSSGGVWTDLNGQTSVPGLYACGEVACTGVHGANRLASNSLLEGLVFARRIAAHLAEGLPEQREPVVDRRTPGLVDADVVPELQRAMTVGAGVIRSATGLAEAGAAIGKLIEQPAGEPGTPGWEATNLVTVASALIAAATAREESRGAHWREDHPDRDDLHWSGSLDLTLEPVPAATGEQAVPQATFDPRDSEENDRHG, from the coding sequence ATGAGTGCTCCCGCAGTCCCGCAGCGGCTGACCGCGCCGGAACCCGGCTGGACCGACACTGTCGACGTGGTGGTGATCGGGTCCGGGGTCGCCGGGCTGACCGCCGCGCTGAAAGCCCGCGAGCTGGGTTCGGTTCTGGTGGTGACGAAGGACGTCGTCGCCTCCGGCTCCACGCAGTGGGCCCAGGGCGGGATCGCGGCCGCCCTCCACCCGGAAGACTCGCCCGAGGAGCACCTGCAGGACACGCTCGTCGCGGGCGCCGGGCTGAGTGACTCCGACGCCGTCCGGGTCCTCGTCACCGAGGGACCGGAGGCGGTCCGCGACCTGATGGAGCTCGGCGCGCGCTTCGACACCCTTGCCGACGGGGAGATCTCGCTCGGCCGCGAAGGCGGGCACCACCGCAACCGGATCGCGCACGCCGGCGGCGACGCGACCGGCGCGGAGATCGAGCGGGCGCTGGTCGCCGCGGTGAGGCGGGCCAAGGACATCCGGCTGATCGAGCACGCCCTGGTCCTCGACCTGCTGACCTCCGAGGACGGCGCGATCGCCGGCGTCACGCTGCACGTGATGGGCGAGGGACAGCTGGACGGTGTGGGCGCGATCCGTGCCCGGGTGGTGATCCTCGCGTCCGGTGGTCTGGGACAGTTGTACGCGGCAACGACCAACCCGAGCGTGTCCACCGGCGACGGGATGGCGCTCGCGCTGCGCGCCGGGGCGAAGGTGCGCGACCTGGAGTTCGTGCAGTTCCACCCGACCGTGCTGTGGCTGGGCAAGAGCGCGAAAGGCCAGCAGCCGTTGGTGTCCGAGGCTGTCCGGGGCGAGGGCGCGTTCCTGGTCGACCACAACGGCAAGCGGTTCATGCAGGGGCAGCACGAGCTCGCCGACCTCGCGCCGCGGGACATCGTGGCGAAGGCGATCATGCGCCAGATGCTTGCCACCGGCAAGGACCATGTGTACCTGGACGCCCGGCACTTCGGCGACGAGAAGTGGCGGGTGCGGTTCCCGACCATCCTCGCCTCCTGCCGTTCGCACGGTATCGACCCGGTCCGCGAACTGATCCCGGTCGCCCCGGCCTGCCACTACTCCTCCGGCGGTGTGTGGACCGACCTGAACGGCCAGACCTCGGTCCCCGGGCTGTACGCGTGCGGTGAGGTCGCCTGCACCGGCGTCCACGGTGCCAACCGGCTCGCGTCCAACTCCCTGCTCGAGGGGCTCGTGTTCGCCCGCCGGATCGCCGCGCACCTCGCGGAAGGGCTGCCCGAGCAGCGCGAGCCGGTGGTGGACCGCCGTACGCCGGGACTCGTCGACGCGGACGTCGTACCCGAGCTGCAACGCGCGATGACGGTCGGCGCCGGCGTGATCCGGAGCGCGACCGGGCTGGCCGAGGCGGGTGCGGCGATCGGCAAGCTGATCGAGCAGCCGGCCGGCGAGCCGGGAACGCCCGGGTGGGAGGCGACCAATCTGGTGACGGTCGCGTCCGCGCTGATCGCGGCGGCGACCGCCCGCGAAGAGAGTCGCGGCGCGCACTGGCGCGAGGACCACCCGGACCGCGATGATCTGCACTGGTCCGGCAGTCTGGACCTCACGCTCGAACCCGTGCCGGCCGCGACGGGCGAGCAGGCTGTGCCGCAGGCCACGTTTGACCCGCGCGATTCCGAGGAGAATGACCGGCATGGATGA
- the nadC gene encoding carboxylating nicotinate-nucleotide diphosphorylase: MDETVDRQWVGDLVRATIEEDLAGGVDVTTTATIDPDQVSVAELVARADGVVAGLEIAELVLRQVAAPDEIEIEHSVRDGASVHKGDVLMTARGKTQKLLTAERTALNLLCHLSGVATLTRRWVDAVEGTGAVIRDTRKTMPLLRSLEKYAVRCGGGKNHRMGLSDAALIKDNHVIAAGGVAEAFRLVRKAYPEIAIEVEVDSVDDALIAVESGAELILLDNMDVPLLREAVEKVAGRAKLEASGGLTLDKAAEVAGTGVDYLAVGALTHSAAVLDIALDLREALDSKGV; this comes from the coding sequence ATGGATGAGACAGTCGACCGGCAGTGGGTCGGTGACCTCGTGCGGGCGACCATCGAGGAGGATCTGGCCGGTGGTGTCGATGTGACCACCACGGCCACCATCGACCCGGACCAGGTCTCGGTCGCCGAGCTGGTGGCCCGCGCCGACGGCGTGGTCGCCGGCCTCGAGATCGCCGAGCTGGTGCTGCGGCAGGTCGCCGCGCCGGACGAGATCGAGATCGAGCACTCCGTGCGCGACGGCGCGTCCGTGCACAAGGGTGACGTACTGATGACGGCCCGTGGCAAGACCCAGAAGCTGCTCACGGCCGAGCGCACCGCGCTCAACCTGCTGTGCCACCTGAGCGGTGTCGCGACGCTCACCCGGCGCTGGGTGGACGCGGTCGAGGGCACCGGCGCGGTCATCCGCGACACCCGCAAGACGATGCCGTTGCTGCGGTCCCTGGAGAAGTACGCCGTCCGGTGCGGTGGCGGCAAGAACCACCGGATGGGGCTGTCGGACGCCGCGCTGATCAAGGACAACCACGTGATCGCGGCCGGTGGGGTCGCGGAGGCGTTCCGGCTGGTGCGCAAGGCGTACCCGGAGATCGCGATCGAGGTCGAGGTGGACTCGGTCGACGACGCGCTGATCGCGGTCGAGTCCGGCGCCGAGCTGATCCTGCTGGACAACATGGACGTCCCGCTGCTGCGTGAGGCGGTCGAGAAGGTCGCCGGGCGCGCCAAGCTGGAGGCCTCCGGCGGTCTCACGCTGGACAAGGCGGCCGAGGTCGCCGGGACCGGGGTCGACTACCTCGCCGTCGGCGCGCTGACGCATTCGGCGGCGGTCCTCGACATCGCCCTGGACCTGCGAGAAGCGTTGGATTCCAAGGGCGTCTGA
- a CDS encoding type III pantothenate kinase, protein MLLTVAVENTRTLVGLVFEGTVKRHWWVGTDPRRTADEWAVLLQGLLAGETPVSGIAVCSAVPHVLHELRDVVSRYYQDVPSVVVEPGVKTGLPVLVDNPREVGTDRIANALAAVHKYGAPCLVVDVGTAITIDVVSPAGAFIGGVIAPGIETATDALGQAAAQLRRVELVRPRSVVAKNTVEALQSGAIHGYAALVDGLVTRIRTEQSLNDDLPVILTGALAPLLADELTAPVSHEPLLTLHGLYHAFTRNHS, encoded by the coding sequence ATGTTGCTCACCGTCGCAGTCGAGAACACCAGGACGCTGGTCGGCCTGGTGTTCGAAGGCACGGTCAAACGGCACTGGTGGGTCGGCACCGATCCCCGGCGTACGGCGGACGAGTGGGCCGTGCTGCTGCAGGGCCTGCTCGCCGGTGAGACGCCGGTGAGCGGGATCGCCGTATGTTCCGCCGTACCGCATGTGCTGCACGAGCTGCGCGACGTCGTCTCGCGGTACTACCAGGACGTGCCGAGCGTCGTGGTGGAGCCGGGTGTGAAGACCGGCCTGCCGGTGCTGGTGGACAACCCGCGCGAGGTCGGCACGGACCGGATCGCGAATGCACTCGCGGCGGTGCACAAGTACGGCGCGCCCTGCCTGGTGGTCGATGTCGGTACGGCGATCACGATCGACGTGGTCAGCCCGGCGGGAGCGTTCATCGGGGGAGTGATTGCCCCCGGCATCGAAACCGCGACCGACGCGCTCGGTCAGGCGGCCGCGCAACTGCGCCGGGTCGAGCTGGTCCGGCCGCGGTCCGTGGTCGCGAAGAACACCGTCGAGGCGCTGCAGTCCGGAGCGATCCACGGTTACGCGGCCCTGGTCGACGGGCTGGTCACGCGAATCCGGACCGAGCAGTCTCTGAACGACGACCTGCCCGTGATCCTCACCGGCGCGCTCGCCCCGCTCCTCGCCGACGAACTGACCGCACCGGTCAGTCACGAACCGTTGCTCACCTTGCACGGCCTGTACCACGCCTTCACCCGCAACCACAGCTAG
- a CDS encoding multicopper oxidase family protein codes for MPSATTLAGRRRLAVALVAAVAVLAPLGFFWQGSLVPGDLSPMAMGYADYGGGPASAHVHHGTEVGQLTGPAEGTPDVAVDLVAREERFDVPGRGPVDGFTLNHTSPGPRIVAEQGDLVQVTLHNENVADGITLHWHGVDVPNAEDGVAGVTQDAVAPGKSHVYRFVAEDAGTYWYHSHQASHEQVQKGLYGVLVVKPTASDVIAAVHTYDKIRTVNGEYGERRVKAPGPTARVRLINTDNGPMAAWVDGAPYKVLAVDGTDVNGPTEVRGKAVLVTAGGRIDLEVPTTTAVRIGLGGGPTTLVIGDGDAPAGAEPRERVDLLTYGSPKPLGLDPASADRVFRYDIGRRIGFFDGKPGMWWTINGHQYPNVPMFVVSEGDVVRMRIRNTSGQVHPMHLHGHHVVVLSRDGVKATGSPWWTDSLNVEDKETYEVAFVADNPGIWMDHCHNLPHAAQGLVTHLMYTGVTTKLHLGGAAGNQPE; via the coding sequence ATGCCATCAGCAACCACGTTGGCCGGCCGGCGCCGGCTGGCGGTCGCCCTTGTGGCAGCCGTCGCGGTGCTGGCGCCGCTCGGGTTCTTCTGGCAGGGGAGTCTGGTTCCGGGCGACCTGTCGCCGATGGCGATGGGGTACGCCGACTACGGTGGCGGGCCCGCGTCCGCGCATGTCCACCACGGCACCGAGGTCGGTCAGCTGACCGGTCCGGCCGAGGGGACACCTGATGTCGCGGTGGACCTGGTCGCACGTGAGGAGCGCTTCGACGTACCCGGACGCGGCCCGGTGGACGGCTTCACGCTGAACCACACCTCGCCGGGGCCGCGGATCGTCGCAGAACAAGGCGATCTGGTGCAGGTCACGCTGCACAACGAGAACGTTGCCGACGGCATCACCCTGCACTGGCACGGGGTCGACGTACCGAACGCCGAGGACGGTGTCGCCGGGGTGACCCAGGACGCCGTCGCACCCGGCAAGTCGCACGTGTACCGCTTCGTCGCCGAGGACGCCGGCACGTACTGGTACCACTCGCACCAGGCCTCGCACGAGCAGGTGCAGAAGGGCTTGTACGGCGTGCTCGTCGTGAAACCCACCGCGTCCGACGTGATCGCGGCCGTGCACACGTACGACAAGATCCGGACCGTCAACGGCGAGTACGGCGAACGTCGCGTGAAGGCGCCGGGTCCGACGGCACGGGTGCGCTTGATCAACACCGACAACGGCCCGATGGCGGCCTGGGTCGACGGCGCGCCGTACAAGGTGCTCGCGGTCGACGGGACCGACGTGAACGGGCCGACCGAGGTGCGCGGGAAGGCGGTGCTGGTCACCGCGGGAGGACGGATCGACCTCGAGGTGCCGACCACCACCGCGGTGCGGATCGGGCTCGGTGGCGGACCGACGACGCTGGTGATCGGGGACGGCGACGCCCCGGCGGGCGCCGAGCCGCGGGAGCGGGTCGATCTGCTGACGTACGGCTCACCGAAGCCGCTCGGTCTCGACCCGGCGTCGGCGGACCGCGTGTTCCGGTACGACATCGGCCGGCGGATCGGGTTCTTCGACGGGAAACCCGGGATGTGGTGGACGATCAACGGGCACCAGTACCCGAACGTGCCGATGTTCGTGGTGAGCGAGGGCGACGTCGTCCGGATGCGGATCAGGAACACCTCGGGCCAGGTGCACCCGATGCATCTGCACGGGCACCACGTCGTCGTCCTCAGCCGCGACGGGGTGAAGGCGACCGGGAGCCCGTGGTGGACGGACTCCCTCAACGTCGAGGACAAGGAGACCTACGAGGTCGCCTTCGTGGCCGACAACCCCGGGATCTGGATGGACCACTGCCACAACCTGCCGCACGCCGCCCAGGGGCTGGTCACCCACCTGATGTACACGGGCGTCACCACGAAGCTCCATCTCGGCGGCGCCGCCGGCAATCAGCCCGAGTAG
- a CDS encoding carboxymuconolactone decarboxylase family protein — protein MAFISTPNDPELFDANRAPAGHVPNFVHTFAARPAVYEAWKQLNGAIKESMDLRRYELATLAAATALKSSYCSLAHGQILADKFYTAEEVAALVDEPANDPVDRAVMAFARKVALAADTVTRADVDELKAVGLSDADVLDVVLAAAARAFFSKTLDGTGTQPDSAYNNLPDTLRTALTVGRPIYSG, from the coding sequence ATGGCCTTCATCAGTACGCCCAACGACCCGGAGCTCTTCGACGCGAATCGGGCGCCGGCCGGGCACGTGCCGAACTTCGTCCACACGTTCGCGGCACGACCTGCCGTGTACGAGGCGTGGAAGCAGCTGAACGGTGCGATCAAGGAGTCCATGGACCTCCGCCGCTACGAGCTGGCGACGCTCGCCGCCGCGACCGCGCTGAAGTCCAGCTACTGCAGCCTCGCCCACGGGCAGATCCTGGCCGACAAGTTCTACACCGCCGAGGAGGTCGCCGCTCTCGTCGACGAGCCCGCGAACGACCCCGTGGACCGCGCCGTGATGGCGTTCGCCCGCAAGGTCGCGCTCGCCGCCGACACCGTTACCCGGGCGGACGTCGACGAGCTGAAAGCAGTCGGTCTGAGCGACGCCGACGTACTCGACGTGGTTCTGGCCGCCGCGGCGCGGGCGTTCTTCTCCAAGACCCTCGACGGCACCGGCACGCAACCCGACTCGGCGTACAACAACCTGCCGGACACTCTCCGTACGGCGCTCACGGTCGGCCGGCCGATCTACTCGGGCTGA
- a CDS encoding DedA family protein, with protein sequence MGEPLLIAQAIAIPTGVAVLAYLVVGLVIGVESMGVPLPGETTLIAAALLASQQHQLRIEFVILAAATGAIIGDSIGYYIGRKAGRRLFERLGRRFHHFSEERIVRAEKYFHKYGVWTVFFGRFVALLRIFAGPMAGMLRMHYPRFLVANAAGGIVWATTIGVVAYQIGDNADQIFGRLSIGAAIAVAVAAVALYVVHRIRKRRREQTDDLPGEAPGAGALESADV encoded by the coding sequence ATGGGGGAACCTCTGCTGATCGCGCAAGCGATCGCCATTCCGACCGGGGTGGCCGTACTCGCGTACTTGGTGGTCGGACTCGTCATCGGTGTGGAGAGCATGGGGGTGCCGCTCCCCGGCGAGACCACGCTCATTGCGGCCGCGCTGCTTGCCTCGCAGCAGCACCAGCTGCGGATCGAGTTCGTGATCCTGGCCGCCGCGACCGGGGCGATCATCGGCGACTCGATCGGGTACTACATCGGCCGCAAGGCGGGCCGCCGGTTGTTCGAGCGGCTCGGCCGGCGGTTCCATCACTTCTCCGAAGAGCGGATCGTCCGTGCCGAGAAGTACTTCCACAAGTACGGCGTCTGGACGGTGTTCTTCGGCCGCTTCGTCGCCCTGCTGCGGATCTTCGCGGGCCCGATGGCCGGCATGCTGCGGATGCACTACCCGCGGTTCCTGGTCGCCAACGCCGCCGGCGGGATCGTCTGGGCGACCACGATCGGCGTGGTGGCGTACCAGATCGGCGACAACGCCGACCAGATCTTCGGCCGGTTGTCGATCGGCGCCGCGATCGCGGTCGCGGTTGCCGCCGTCGCGCTGTACGTCGTCCACCGGATCCGCAAGCGCCGCCGTGAGCAGACCGACGACCTCCCCGGTGAGGCGCCCGGGGCCGGGGCGCTCGAATCAGCGGACGTGTAG
- a CDS encoding SPFH domain-containing protein, with translation MAELIIGLVVALLAVVLVLRTVRIVPQARASNVERLGRYLRTLEPGLNIVIPFVDRPRQLIDLREQVVSFEPNSVITEDNLVVHIDTVLYFQVTDPRAAAYEIQNYIQAIEQLTVTTLRNVIGALDLEKTLTSREHINSILRGVLDEASGKWGIRVNRVELKAIEPPGSIKESMEKQMRAEREKRAAILNAEGVRQSRILTAEGDRQAAILRAEGQAKAIDTVFDAIHRNDPDPKLLAYQYLQMLPELAKGPGNTFWVIPSEVTSALQSVTKAFTGEAGKIGSEVGSEVGSENGHDPEISRS, from the coding sequence ATGGCCGAACTGATCATCGGACTGGTCGTCGCGCTGCTCGCCGTCGTCCTGGTACTGCGGACCGTACGGATCGTGCCGCAGGCGCGGGCCAGCAACGTCGAACGCCTCGGCCGGTACCTGCGCACGCTCGAACCCGGGCTGAACATCGTGATCCCGTTCGTCGACCGCCCCCGGCAGCTCATCGACCTGCGCGAGCAGGTGGTCTCGTTCGAGCCCAACTCGGTGATCACCGAGGACAACCTGGTCGTCCACATCGACACGGTCCTGTACTTCCAGGTCACCGATCCGCGCGCGGCGGCGTACGAGATCCAGAACTACATCCAGGCGATCGAGCAGCTGACCGTCACCACGCTCCGGAACGTGATCGGTGCGCTCGACCTGGAGAAGACGCTGACGTCACGCGAGCACATCAACTCGATCCTCCGCGGTGTCCTCGACGAGGCCTCCGGCAAGTGGGGGATCCGGGTGAACCGGGTCGAGCTGAAGGCCATCGAGCCGCCGGGATCGATCAAGGAGTCGATGGAGAAGCAGATGCGGGCGGAGCGGGAGAAGCGCGCCGCGATCCTCAACGCCGAGGGCGTCCGGCAGTCCCGGATCCTGACCGCGGAGGGCGACCGCCAGGCCGCGATCCTGCGCGCCGAGGGCCAGGCGAAGGCGATCGACACGGTCTTCGACGCGATCCACCGCAACGACCCGGACCCGAAGCTGCTCGCCTACCAGTACCTGCAGATGCTCCCGGAACTGGCCAAGGGCCCCGGCAACACCTTCTGGGTGATCCCGTCCGAGGTCACCTCCGCGCTGCAGAGCGTCACCAAGGCGTTCACCGGCGAGGCTGGGAAGATCGGGTCGGAGGTCGGGTCGGAGGTCGGCTCGGAGAACGGCCACGACCCTGAAATCTCCCGGAGTTAG
- a CDS encoding NfeD family protein, which translates to MQSWILWLIVAAALGTAELMTATLDLLLLAVAALAAAGVAGLGLGIAFQVLAFAITAVAMVTLVRPVARRHLTGHPKLRTGVAALVGREAVVLAPCDRDDGRVRIGGEEWSARSYDPDLHIPAGTRVDVFAIEGATALVHPQEEPWPN; encoded by the coding sequence ATGCAGTCCTGGATCTTGTGGTTGATCGTCGCCGCTGCTCTCGGCACGGCCGAGTTGATGACGGCGACCTTGGACCTGCTCCTGCTCGCCGTCGCCGCGCTGGCCGCGGCCGGGGTCGCCGGGCTCGGCCTCGGCATCGCGTTCCAGGTGCTTGCCTTCGCCATCACCGCCGTCGCGATGGTGACGCTGGTCCGGCCGGTCGCGCGCCGGCATCTGACCGGGCATCCCAAGCTGCGGACAGGTGTCGCAGCGCTGGTCGGCCGCGAGGCGGTCGTGCTCGCGCCCTGTGACCGCGACGACGGCCGGGTCCGGATCGGCGGTGAGGAGTGGAGCGCCCGCTCCTACGACCCCGATCTGCACATTCCCGCGGGCACCCGGGTCGACGTGTTCGCCATCGAGGGGGCCACCGCCCTCGTTCATCCTCAGGAGGAACCATGGCCGAACTGA
- a CDS encoding ArsR family transcriptional regulator, with amino-acid sequence MAKKKRLVITDPRAIRALAHPARQLVIDELFNGKVLTATECAELAGLTPSAMSYHLRALEKWGIIQRADESADGRERPWRAPAASLVISSQSTGAGRLASQAMIKTAMDAVLDQFVDMDADDPWDDVSSMSRSRLWLTHDEAQRFNQELNDLVDRFKKTRSASSHPAGAREVTSLIAVVPTGDPPEGS; translated from the coding sequence GTGGCGAAGAAGAAGCGGCTGGTCATCACCGATCCCCGGGCGATCCGCGCCCTCGCCCACCCGGCCCGGCAACTCGTCATCGACGAGCTGTTCAACGGAAAGGTGCTGACCGCGACGGAATGCGCGGAGCTGGCCGGGCTGACGCCGTCCGCGATGAGCTACCACCTGCGCGCCCTGGAGAAGTGGGGCATCATCCAGCGCGCCGACGAGTCCGCGGACGGCCGCGAGCGCCCCTGGCGGGCACCGGCCGCGAGCCTGGTGATCTCGTCGCAGTCCACCGGCGCCGGGCGGCTGGCGAGCCAGGCGATGATCAAGACCGCGATGGACGCGGTCCTCGACCAGTTCGTGGACATGGACGCCGACGACCCGTGGGACGACGTGAGTTCGATGAGCCGGTCGCGGTTGTGGCTCACCCACGACGAGGCGCAACGGTTCAACCAGGAGCTCAACGACCTCGTCGACCGCTTCAAGAAGACCCGTTCGGCGAGCAGCCATCCGGCCGGCGCGCGTGAGGTGACCTCGCTGATCGCCGTCGTACCGACAGGGGATCCGCCGGAAGGCAGCTGA
- a CDS encoding MFS transporter — protein sequence MKQTLQTSIWSYRDIRLVLPARALSYAGDSIALIALMLRVSEGHGPAAVTALLLAFAVPTVAMIPFAGRIVDGYDSRTVLVWSGLLQVAAGVGLAFVHDLVHTLALVCVLQLGQAVAGPAWGALIPRIVGEELVGRSTGTSQALIGVATLAGSAAGGLLVGMAGSRGALLVDAATFLVLVVVAALVRTRRRPEPGAARERGGVSAGLRSIFGDGVLRILVPALWLFVLVGEAVNVVEVFLITGELGLGPELYGAAGAATGAGAIFGAWYSGRLNGDRARSGGVVAGMAAIGGACVLMGLAGNFVTLMIGATAIGVGSGTLNAATSALVVTRSAEAVRGRVIAALNGTVRSFSILAMLLGGLAGALLGPRGTFVACGAACAVAAAVVGVLVVRTKDSELEVVSH from the coding sequence GTGAAGCAAACACTTCAGACTTCGATCTGGTCCTACCGGGACATCCGGCTGGTGCTGCCCGCCCGGGCGCTGTCGTACGCGGGCGACTCGATCGCGTTGATCGCGCTGATGCTGCGCGTCTCCGAAGGTCACGGCCCGGCCGCGGTCACGGCGCTGCTGCTCGCGTTCGCCGTACCGACCGTCGCGATGATCCCGTTCGCGGGGCGGATCGTGGACGGCTACGACTCCCGTACCGTCCTGGTCTGGTCGGGGCTGCTGCAGGTGGCGGCCGGCGTCGGGCTGGCGTTCGTGCACGACCTGGTGCACACGCTGGCCCTGGTGTGCGTGCTGCAGCTCGGCCAGGCGGTCGCGGGTCCGGCCTGGGGTGCGCTGATCCCGCGCATCGTCGGTGAGGAGCTGGTCGGCCGCAGTACCGGGACCAGCCAGGCGCTGATCGGAGTCGCCACGCTGGCCGGCTCGGCCGCCGGTGGCCTGCTGGTCGGGATGGCCGGCAGCCGCGGTGCCCTGCTCGTCGACGCCGCGACGTTCCTGGTCCTGGTAGTGGTCGCGGCCCTGGTGCGGACGCGGCGGCGCCCGGAGCCGGGGGCGGCGCGCGAGCGCGGTGGGGTATCGGCCGGGCTGCGGTCGATCTTCGGGGACGGCGTACTGCGGATCCTCGTGCCGGCGCTGTGGCTGTTCGTCCTCGTCGGCGAGGCGGTCAACGTCGTGGAGGTCTTCCTGATCACCGGCGAGCTCGGCCTCGGGCCCGAGCTGTACGGCGCCGCGGGCGCGGCAACCGGCGCCGGTGCGATCTTCGGGGCCTGGTACAGCGGGCGGCTGAACGGCGATCGGGCCCGGTCCGGGGGCGTCGTCGCCGGAATGGCCGCGATCGGCGGAGCCTGTGTGCTGATGGGCCTGGCCGGGAACTTCGTGACGCTGATGATCGGCGCCACGGCGATCGGCGTCGGCAGCGGGACGCTGAACGCGGCCACCAGCGCGCTCGTGGTCACCAGGTCGGCCGAGGCGGTCCGCGGCCGGGTGATCGCCGCCCTGAACGGGACGGTCCGGTCGTTCAGCATTCTCGCGATGCTGCTCGGCGGGCTGGCCGGTGCGCTGCTCGGTCCGCGCGGGACGTTCGTAGCCTGCGGGGCGGCCTGCGCCGTGGCCGCCGCGGTCGTCGGCGTGCTCGTCGTACGAACAAAGGATTCGGAGCTGGAGGTGGTCAGTCACTAG